Proteins encoded together in one Vigna angularis cultivar LongXiaoDou No.4 chromosome 5, ASM1680809v1, whole genome shotgun sequence window:
- the LOC108340813 gene encoding disease resistance protein RPP13, whose amino-acid sequence MEESVVTFVLDHLAQLVAREANLLYGVEDRVQSLQNELQMIKDLLNTTKRKKGMEHTVLNQIRDVAHVAEDVIDTFVAKVAIYKRRTILGRMLRGFGQLRLIHHVAEKIDTIKATLNDIRDNKDKYDAFKETNNQSAADLEAEEEKRAQSLHRLRRNVEEEDVVGFIHDSKDVIDLLLEGGSNRKAVSIVGMGGLGKTTLARKVYNSSQLMNHFDCRAWVYVSNECRVKDLLIGLFKHLMPNFEQQQPRGNKRGKKSAGDINDLSEEELKKLVRNCLEWKKYLVVVDDLWKKQDWDEVLDAFPDNNRGSRILITSRLKEVALHAGHDVPHYLQFLNEEESWELFRRKVFRGEDYPSDLEPLGKQMVRSCRGLPLSIIVLAGLLANKEKSHKEWSKVVGHVNWYLTQDETQVKDIVLKLSYDNLPRRLKPCFLYLGLFPEDFEIPVTPLLQKWVAEGFIQNTGNRDPDDVAEDYLYELIDRSLVQVVRVETNAGVETCQVHDLLRDLCILESKEDKVFEVCTDHNILISSKPRRLSIHGKTDHYISLSNNDHSCVRSLFFFGSHYYIRGRDWKWIFKNLKLVRVLEFGLNGSDKIPSNLGNFIHLKYLRIDISYVRFVPDSILKLWNLQTIDLSPPRGNIPISFPAKIWKLRHLRHLNTPRPIKLRGSCSGSYEKMWNAQTISSLVLNSQAMSLIKRGTFPNVKRLGLRVTSECEAELPKLLQSLQQLSYLNKLVIVLRDRDDEGEKKLTDESMKRNNGFKPQEVLQSLGQFNCLTILTIENAFDLLTCELTFPPTVTELTLSEIDCISDEGINGLENHTKLKKLRLLGDVPLSGESFDLNCVGGGFSQLEVIEMENLKLEKWKLDNGAMSRLQSVMINDCERLDDLPNELWSLSGLRKVQVMKPSKEMARMLRNLEIKNGVQLVTEDYQPRFQSRLDSIDSMDFNTFEYISEI is encoded by the coding sequence CACAAAGAGAAAGAAGGGAATGGAACATACTGTATTGAATCAAATCAGAGATGTGGCCCACGTAGCTGAGGATGTCATCGATACATTCGTAGCCAAAGTTGCAATTTACAAGAGAAGAACCATTCTGGGGAGGATGCTCCGTGGCTTTGGCCAATTAAGGTTGATCCACCACGTAGCCGAAAAAATAGACACGATCAAAGCCACTCTCAACGACATACGCGACAACAAGGACAAATATGATGCTTTCAAAGAAACCAATAATCAATCCGCAGCAGATCTAGAGGCGGAGGAGGAGAAAAGGGCGCAATCACTGCACAGGCTAAGAAGAAATGTGGAGGAAGAAGATGTAGTTGGCTTTATCCATGACTCCAAGGATGTCATCGACCTACTCCTGGAAGGTGGTTCAAATCGTAAAGCTGTCTCTATTGTTGGCATGGGGGGATTGGGAAAGACCACCCTTGCCCGAAAGGTCTATAATAGCAGCCAGCTGATGAACCACTTCGATTGTCGTGCGTGGGTTTATGTCTCAAACGAGTGCAGAGTTAAGGATCTTTTGATTGGCCTTTTTAAGCATTTGATGCCAAATTTTGAACAGCAACAACCTAGAGGCAACAAAAGAGGTAAGAAAAGCGCAGGAGACATTAACGACCTTAGTGAGGAGGAACTGAAGAAATTGGTGCGAAACTGCTTGGAGTGGAAAAAGTATCTTGTGGTGGTAGATGACCTGTGGAAAAAGCAAGATTGGGACGAGGTGCTAGATGCTTTTCCGGACAACAACAGAGGCAGCAGAATATTGATCACTAGTCGTTTGAAAGAGGTGGCCTTGCATGCTGGCCATGATGTTCCTCACTATCTTCAATTCctgaatgaagaagaaagttgGGAGTTGTTTCGCAGGAAAGTGTTTAGGGGTGAAGACTACCCTTCTGATTTGGAGCCTTTGGGGAAGCAGATGGTTCGAAGTTGTCGTGGTTTGCCGCTCTCCATCATTGTCTTAGCAGGACTGCTAGCCAACAAGGAAAAGTCACATAAAGAATGGTCTAAAGTGGTGGGTCATGTTAATTGGTATCTCACTCAAGACGAGACCCAAGTGAAGGATATAGTTCTGAAACTCAGCTATGACAATTTGCCAAGGAGATTAAAACCGTGTTTTCTCTATCTTGGGTTATTTCCAGAAGACTTTGAAATACCTGTTACACCATTATTGCAAAAATGGGTTGCAGAAGGTTTTATACAAAATACAGGAAACAGAGACCCAGATGACGTTGCAGAAGATTACTTATATGAGCTCATTGATCGTAGTTTGGTCCAGGTAGTAAGAGTAGAGACTAATGCAGGTGTTGAGACATGTCAGGTTCATGATCTTCTTCGAGATCTTTGCATATTAGAAAGCAAAGAGGACAAAGTTTTTGAAGTTTGCACAGACCATAATATTCTAATTTCATCAAAACCACGCAGGCTGTCAATTCACGGTAAGACGGATCACTACATTTCTTTAAGCAATAATGATCATTCATGTGTTCGTTCCTTGTTCTTCTTTGGCTCACATTACTATATTCGCGGGAGGGACTGGAAATGGatttttaaaaacttgaaaTTGGTTCGAGTGTTGGAGTTTGGACTAAACGGCTCTGATAAGATCCCTTCCAATTTAGGGAATTTTATCCATTTAAAGTATCTGAGAATAGACATATCGTATGTTAGGTTTGTTCCAGATTCAATACTTAAGCTTTGGAATTTACAAACCATAGACCTAAGTCCTCCGAGGGGTAACATTCCAATTTCTTTCCCTGCCAAAATATGGAAACTGAGACATTTAAGGCATTTGAATACGCCACGACCTATCAAGTTGCGAGGGAGTTGTTCAGGATCATATGAGAAGATGTGGAATGCTCAAACTATCTCTTCCCTGGTACTCAATAGCCAAGCAATGTCTTTGATAAAAAGAGGAACATTCCCCAATGTTAAGAGGTTAGGATTGAGAGTGACTTCAGAATGCGAAGCTGAATTACCCAAATTGTTGCAGAGCTTAcaacaattaagttatttgaaCAAGTTAGTAATTGTCCTCCGAGATAGAGATGATGAAGGTGAAAAGAAATTGACCGATGAGAGTATGAAAAGGAACAATGGTTTCAAGCCGCAAGAAGTGTTACAAAGCTTAGGACAATTCAATTGTCTAACTATTTTAACCATTGAGAATGCTTTCGACCTTTTAACCTGTGAACTCACATTCCCTCCAACCGTTACAGAGTTAACGTTGTCGGAGATTGACTGCATCAGTGATGAGGGGATAAATGGTTTGGAAAATCACAccaaactaaaaaaattgagaCTTTTGGGAGATGTACCCTTGTCTGGGGAATCCTTTGACTTGAATTGTGTCGGAGGCGGCTTCTCGCAATTGGAAGTGATAGAAATGgaaaatttgaaacttgaaaagTGGAAACTAGACAATGGTGCAATGTCGAGGCTTCAGAGTGTGATGATCAACGATTGTGAAAGGTTAGATGATCTCCCAAATGAACTTTGGTCATTGAGTGGCTTGAGAAAAGTGCAGGTGATGAAACCTTCAAAAGAAATGGCTCGCATGCTAAGGAATTTGGAAATAAAGAATGGGGTTCAACTCGTCACAGAGGATTATCAACCTCGATTTCAATCTCGGTTGGATAGTATTGATTCGATGGATTTCAATACTTTTGAATATATTAGTGAAATCTAA